TTCGATGCGGACGCCGCGCCGTCACCATCGACGCCGGCTACGGCGGCCGGCGGCGCCGGGCGCCCCCGATGGATCGCCGTTTGTGCAACGGCCCGGCCCATGACGCACCCCGCGGCTCGGGCGGCGAGGTTCACTAGGCCGATCATCGTGTCGCCGAGCCGGCCCTCGGCCAGGTCGCCGGCGGCCGAGCGCGAGAGGTGCCGGACCGTCTCGGTCAGATACGGCTTGGCGCTCTTGCGGTTCTTGCCGAGCGCGTAGCTTGCGAAATACGAGTGCCGGAACGCCTGGCGGGTCACCGCGTAAAGCCCGCCGCCCGGAACGTGATCGACTTGCGCCTTGGGCTCGTAAACGAGCGTGAATCCCGCCTGCGCGAGGCGGATGCTGATATCGACGTCTTCCCCGGCGCGCTCGAAGGAGGCGTCGAATCCGCCAACCTTCTCGAGCGCGTCGCGCCGAAACGCGCAGCAAAGACCCATCACCATCCAGGCGCCGTCGATGGCGTGCGTTCCGTGGTCCTGCGGCGTCGTGCGCGCGCGCCAGCGCTGCACCGAATTGACGATCGCGGCTTCCAGGCCCCGCCCGCCGACCGCGCCGACGCGCTTCTTGCGAAACGGCCGCAAGAGCGACGCGATGCAATCTTCGTACGGCACGGCGTCCGCATCGAAATAGACGACGACGTCGGCCTCCGTCGCGCGCCAGATCGTGTTACGGGCCGCGGCAAGGCCGAGGTTGCGGGAGTGCGTCAACACTCGGGCGCCGGCCGCGGCGGCCTCCGCGCCCGTTCCGTCCGTCGACGCGTCGTCGATGACGATGATCTCGTCCGCGGCGCGCGTCTGGCCCAAAACGGCCTCGACAACGCGCGCGACGGTGGGCGCCGCGTTATACGCAGGGATTCCGACGCAAATACGCATGATGAACCTCGAAAAAAGAGAAAAGATTGACGGCCACTTCGTAACCGCTCGATTCGGGCGGGCCGCAAAACGCAAGCTCCGGTGGCGATCGGGCGGTCTAGTTTCCTTGAATAACCTTGGTCGAATGTACTCCCGGCCGAGCGCCGCGTCCACGCGTTTTTGTCGGATTTTTCGCGCGATGCGAGGTGCCTAACGAGGATCGGCCGCCGGGTCAGAAATCCCGGATGGTGAACTGAACGTCGCGCCGGCCGTTGAATTCGTTGATTCCGAGCGTGAAGGCGATATCGACGCGCTCGGCGACGTCGCCATAGCGGTCGGCCATGCGCCAGCCCATGGCGGTGACGGCGCCCGAACCGGCGGTGGCCAGGCGCAGCTTGAGATGCTGTCCCTTGAGGATTTCCTTGTGCACCACGCGGGCGCCGCGCGTCGCCAGCACCGGCGTCGGATTGCCGATGCCGAACGGCGCCATCCGGTCGATCTGCCGCGCCGTGCGCTCGTCGGCCTCGTCGACCGGGCAGACCGCGTTGATTTGCAGGCTCGGCAGCAGATCGTCCGCGCGAAGATGCGAGCGCGCGTGCGTTTCGAAGGCGGCCATGAAGGGCTCGAGATTTTCGCGCTGGATCGTCAGCCCGACCGCCTGTGCGTGCCCACCGAATTTCTCGAGGTGCCCTCCGCAGGCGTTCACCGCGGCGAAAAGATCGAAACCGCCGATCGAACGCCCGCTTCCGCGCCCCTGGTCGCCGTCGAACCCGATGACGATCGCCGGGCGGTGAAATTCGTCCACGATGCGGCTCGCGACGATGCCCACGACGCCGTGATGCCACCCGTCGCCGGGGACGACCAGCGTGAACATCCCGCGCGGGGCGACGACGTCTTCCACCACCCGGCGGGCGCGATCCAGGATCGATTGCTCGATCTGGCGGCGCCGGTTGTTATCGCGGTCGAGCGCCTCGGAAAGGCGCGCGGCCTCGGCCCCATCGCGCGTGCGCAGCAGATCGACCGCGGCGGCCGCGGACGCAAGCCGCCCCGCCGCGTTCAGGCGCGGGCCGAGCGCGAAACCGATGTGCCCGCAGGTCATGCGCTTGCCGGAAAGGCCCGCCACCTCAGCCAGTGCCGCCACGCCCGGTCGTTTCCGCTGATCGAGCCTCGCCAGCCCCGCCGTGACGAGAATGCGGTTGACCCCGGTGATCGGCGCGAGATCGGCCACCGTGCCGAGCGCGACAAGATCGAGCGTGTCGCGAAGGTCGAGATCGTCGCGCGCGATGACGCCGCGCCGCGCAAGTTCCGCCCGGAGCGCGCCCGCGAGGAAAAATGCGATGCCAACGCCGGCCAGCGCGTGCCCGGCGAAGGCGCACCCCGCCTGATGCGGGTTCACGATCGCGTCGGCGCACGGCATCGTTTCGGGCAACTCGTGATGATCCGTCACGATGACGCGCGCGCCGAGGCGCCTGGCCGTTTCGCACGCCTCGTGACCCGTGATGCCCGTGTCGACGGTGATGATGAGTTTCGCGCCGCGTGTCACGACGGCCTCGACGATCGAGGCGTGAAAGCCGTATCCGTGGTCGTCGCGCTCGGGCAGCGCATAGAATGCGGGATGGCCGAGCGCCTCGAAAACGTCGAGCAGAAGCGCCGTCGCGGTCGTGCCGTCCACGTCGTAGTCGCCGTAAACGCAGATGGGATCGCGCTTATCGAGCGCGTCGAGAATCAGTTCGACGGCGCGAGCAAGCCCGGCGACGCCGACCGGCCGCGGCCGAGTCGTTCCTGAAGCCGGCCTTGGGGTCGCTGCCGCGGCGGCGTCCGCAAAGCCGCGCTGCGCGAGTACAGTGGCGGCGAGCGGCGTGAGGTCGAGCGCCTTCGCGAGCCGCCTCGCGCTGTCGTCGTTGCGGGGAAGCTCGATCCAGCGGCGCCGGGGCATGGTCAGCGCTTGCGTGTCGCCTGCCGGCGGCGGCGGGAATACGCCTCGAGCGCGACGTACGTCGGCGTGGCGATGAACAGCGTCGAATAAGTGCCGACGAAAACGCCAAGCAGCAGGGCGAAGGAGAAGTCGCGGATGATCTCCGAGCCGAGCGCGTACATCGCCGCGACGACCAAGAGGACGGTCAGCGAGGTGAGAATCGTGCGCGAGAGCGTGTCGTTGAGGCAGCGGTTGACGAGCGCGCTCAGTTCCATGCCGCGATAGGTCGTATGGCCTTCGCGGATGCGGTCAAACACGACGATCGTGTCGTTCACCGAATAACCGGCGATGGTCAAAAGCGCGGCGACGACCGTCAGGGATATCTCCCGGCCGGTGAGCGCGAAGGCGCCGGCGACGATGATGACGTCGTGCGCGATGGCGATGACGGCGCCCGGCGAGTAGCGGACGTTAAAGCGCCACGCGAGATACGCGAGGATGCCGAGCATCGAGAAGGTCACCGCGGACAAGGCCTTCCGCCGCAGATCCGCGCCGACGCGCGCGCCGACCATATCGGTGGAGACGATTTCCACACTGCCGAAACGCGCATTAAGCGCCTCGACGATGCGATGAACGGTGTCCGGGAGCGCTTCCTCGCCGTCGCCCGCTTGAGGCGCCTGTCCCTTGGCCTTGATGGCAAAGACGTTGCGCCCCTCGATCATGAACGACACAACATCGGCTCCGCCGATGCCGGCGCCCGTCACGGTGTCGCGGACCTCGCCCGCCGTCACGCCCTCGGGAAACTGCGCGCGGAGTTCCACGCCGCCCGCGAAGTCGATGCCGTAGTTGAAGCCCTTCAGGAAGAATACGGCGAACGACACCACGATGAGGACGCCCGAAAAGATCGCCGCCGGGCGCGAAAACTTCAGGAAGTCGATATTGGTTCCGGGTTTGATGAACTCCATACCGACCCTCAGATGGAAAGCGTCTTCATCGTGCGACGGCGCTGGAAGATGTGGTCATAGACAAGGCGCGTGCAAATGACGGCGGTGAAAACCGTGGCGGCAAGACCGATCATCAGCGTGACCGCGAACCCGCGAATCGGACCGGTGCCGAACTGGTAGAGAAAAATGCCGGCGAGCGCGGTCGTGATGTTCGAATCCAGGACCGCGGACAGCGCCTTGTCGTAGCCCGACTCCACCGCGCTTCTCGGCGTCTTGCCGGCGCGCAATTCCTCGCGGATGCGCTCGTTGACGATGACGTTCGCGTCCACGGCCATGCCGATCGTCAGGATGATGCCCGCGATGCCCGGCAAGGTCAGCGTGGCGCCGAAAAGCGCGAGGCCGCCCATGATCATGAGCACGTTCGCGACAAGCGCGCCGACCGCGATGGCGCCCGCGCGCCGGTAGTAGATGATCATGAAGATGACGACGGCCGCGCCGCCGACGATAAAGGACAGGAAGCCCTTTTTTATCGAGTCCTCGCCGAGCGTCGGGCCGACGGTGCGCTCTTCCTCGATCTCGACCGGCACCGGAAGCGATCCGGCGCGCAACACGATGGCCAGATCGCGCGCCTCGTCGTTCGTGAAATCGCCGGTGATCTGGCCGTGCGCGAAGATGCGCGACTGAACGTTCGGCGCGCTCACCACCTTATCGTCGAGAAGGATGACCAGCGGCTTTCCGATGTTCGCGCCGGTCAGCTCGGCGAACTGCTTCGCGCCGCCGGAGCCGAACTGGAAGCTCACCGCGGGCCGCTGGAGATTGTCCACGGAGCGCCGCGCGTCGACGAGATCCTTGCCCGATGCGTCCGGGACCTTCTTCAGAAGGTAGTAACCGCCGAGGTTCCGTTCCTTCTCGGACGAGGCGTAAATTTCGTATCCCTGGTTGAGCAGGCTCCCGAAACGCTGTTCGAGCTCCTCGCGCGTGTTCGCCCGGTGTCCCGGCTCCGCGAGAATCTTGAATTCCAGAACCGCCGTTTTGCCGATGAGCGACTTGGCGCGTTCCGGATCGACGATGCCCGGCAGCCGGACGACGATCTGATCGGAACCTTGCGTGTAGATCTGCGGTTCCTTCACCGCGAATTCGTCGATGCGGTTGGTGATCGTCTCCTGCGCCTGCAACAAAGCGTTCTGCTTCAGGTAGTCGATCTCACGCGGATCCATCGCGAGCACAAGCGCGCTGCCCTGATCGTCAATTTCGTAGCGCGACCAGTATTCGTTCAGGTAGGCCTTGGCCTGCTCGCGCATGGCGTCGGTGGCGAACGTCAGGCGCAGGCGAAGGCCGTCGACGACCTCCACGCTCGCGGGCTTTGCGTTTTTTTCCGCGAGCGCCTCATCGAGCCGCTTGGCGTCGTTTCCGACCTCGTCCGTGATGGCCTTTTCCGTTTGCACGGCGAGCACGACGTGCATGCCGCCCTTCAGGTCGAGGCCGAGGTTGATCGAATCCAGCCGCGCGGGGCCGAACTGGATCGTCTCTTTGCCGAAGATGTTCGGTAGCAGGAACACCACGCAAAGGCCGAGCACTCCGAGAACGAGCACCGTGCGCGGCGTCAGGTTCTTACGCATGAAAAATCTCGGCTCCGGTCCGGGAAATGGGTGCGCGCCCGCATGGGCGGCGCCGAAGACTAATCAGTTTGCCCCCGCGTGGCAACCGGGGCGCCCGTCAAATCCGCCGCGGCCGATCCGGCCCGTTCCCATGACCGGCGCCGGTTGCGGTCGCCCCTTGTCCGGCACGAAATGCCTACGACTTTGCGGCTTCGTCCGCCTTGTGATAGCTGCTCACCTGGCTCTTCACGAACTTGACCTGCGTATCCTTGGCGATCTCCAGCGTCACCACGCCGCGCGTGTCGTCGACAGCCACCACCGAGCCGATGATGCCGCTGGCCGTCACCACCTTGTCGCCGCGCTTGAGCGCCTCCAGGAATGTCTTGTGCTCCTTGGCGCGTTTGGACTGCGGACGCAGGATGAAAAAATAGAACACCAGGACGATCAGGACGATCGGGACGATATTGAACGCCGCCTCGCCCGGCGAACCGCCGGCGCCCTGGGCATAGGCGTTTGTCGCGAAAAAAAACATCACGGCTCCTCGGAGATGTCAGACGCGGAAGTTTCCGGCATGAAGCGGCGCGCATAGTAGTCCGCGAATCGCCCCTCGTAAATGGCCGCGCGCGCGCCTTTCACAAGTGCGATGTAGTACGCCACATTGTGGATGGTCAACAGGCGGTGTACGAGAATTTCGTCCGCCAGAAACAGGTGGCGAAGGTACGCCCGCGAGAACGTGCGGCAGGTGTAGCAGGCGCATTCGGCGTCCAGCGGGATATCGGCGTCGCGATGGATCGCGTTGCGGATGATCACCTTGCCGTCACTCGTGAACGCCTGCCCGTTCCTCGCGTTTCTTGTCGGCATGACGCAGTCGAACATATCCACGCCCAGGCGGATCGCGTCGAGCAGATCGTTCGGCGTGCCGATGCCCATGACGTAGCGCGGGCGATCCGCCGGCAAAAGCGGCACCGCGTGCGCCATGATGCGCAGCATCGTCTCCTTGTCCTCGCCGACCGACAGGCCGCCCAAGGCGTAGCCGTCAAAGCCGAGCGCGACGATCTCCTCCACGCTCTTCGCACGCAGGTCCTCGTGCATGCCGCCCTGCACGATGCCGAAAAGCGCCTGATCCTCGCGCGTCTTCGCCGCCAGGCACCGCGCGGCCCAGCGCGCGGTCAGCGCCGTCGCGCGTTCCACGTCCGCCCGCGGCGCGGGATACGGCGGGCACTCGTCGAACGCCATCGCGATGTCCGCGCCGAGCGCCTCCTGAATCCCAATGGCGCTCTCGGGCGTGAACCGGTGCCGGCTGCCGTCAACCGGGCTTTGAAACGTGACGCCGTCCTCGTCGATCTTGCGGAGCTTCGCGAGCGAAAAGACCTGAAAGCCGCCAGAGTCCGTGAGGATCGCGCGCGGCCAGCCCATGAATTTGTGCAGGCCGCCAAGCGTGCGGATCAGGTCGTGCCCCGGGCGCAGATACAGATGAAACGTGTTGCCAAGGAGGATCTCGGTGCCGGTCGCCGCAAGGTCGTCCGGGCCGAGCGCCTTGACGGTCCCCTGCGTTCCGACAGGCATGAAGACGGGCGTCTCCACCACGCCGTGCGCGGTGTGCATCGCCCCCGCGCGCGCGTCGCCATCGGTTGCACGCACTTCGAATCGGAATCGGCTTGTCATTCTGAGAGGAGTGTCGTCCTGAACGCTCTTGTCATCCTGAGCGCTCTTGTCATCCTGAGCGGAGCGAAGGATCTCGCCGGCGCCCCATCACGCGTTCGCCGAACCGCGCGGCTTGCGCGGCTTGCGCGGCGCCTTCGGTTTCGGCGCGGGTGCGTTATCCGCGTCGCCGCTTACGACGCGCATCGTCCCGCGTCGCCGCGGCACGACCATTTCCTGAATGAACGCCTCGATGTAGCGGTTGATTTCGCCGGGCATCTCGAGAGGCGCGTAGTGCGTGCCGCCTTCAAGCACATGCAGACGGCAATCCGGCAGCATCTTGCTTGCGTCCTCGGCGACCGCGACGGGCGTGAAAAAATCCCTGGTCGCGGCGATGACGCACGCCGGCATGGTGATCTCCCGTAAAAACGGCCGCGCGTCGTGCCGGCCGAGCTCGATCATGATCTGCGCGTAGGTGTCCATCTCCATGTTGACGTATTCGACGAGCATCTCACGGATCAGCTCGCCGCCTCCCTGCCAGAAAAGCCCCGTCGCGCCAATGATGTCCACCGCCTGCGGAAAATGCGCGAGCTGCCGCACGATCAGCTCGTATGGCCGATGCGCGGCCTTCATCAGATGGAAAAGCGGCGGCAACACGTAACCGGCGTAGTGCGTGTGCAGGGCGGTGTCGAACGGCCGCCCGGCCGCGCCGCAAAGAAGCACGATCGCCGTCGTACGCTCCGGCCGGCGCAGTGCGTGTTCCAGCACCACCTGCGACCCCATGCTCCACCCGACGAGCGTCGCTTCGTCCACGCTCTCGATATCCATGAGCCGCGCGAGGTCGTCGGCATGATCGGGAATCGTGCAGCGCGAAAGGTCGGGCCGCCCGGACTTGAACAGCCCGCGATAATCCCAACACAGCACGCGGTGCGTCTTCATCAGGTGGCGAACGAGGTACTCCCACACGACAAACGAACCGCCGAGGCCGTTCGCGAGAACGATGACCGGCCCCTCGCCGACATCCTGATAGCGGATGCGCGTGCCGTCGTACGCGGTAAAGTCTTTCTCTTTCAGTCCTTCGATCGCCATGCCGTCCCTCGAATCGATGAATGCGTCAGTTAATCAAAAATGTTGGGGTATGCATAGGACGCGGTGATGGTGATGCGGTATCGACCGCGCGCTCCGTCGCGCCACGGGCGCGACCGCGCTTGCGGCCCTGACGTCGCAACGCGCCGCGCGCCCGCGACTCACGGCCTACGCGTCGACGTCCGCCGGAACCGCGCGCGCAGGCTCGGATAGATGAAGCAGAACGTCAGCGCCGCAAGGAACGCGAAATTCTGCTTGGCGAAAAACGTCAGGTACGTCGGCGTGGCGCTCAGTGTGAGGTCGATCTGGGTGATGAGCTGCCCGGCCTGGAACGCGAGCTTGCCAAGGCGCGCCATCATCGTGCTCCAGCCCCACATCGCGAACACGAACGCGGCGAGCGCCCATTTCAAGAAGCCCGCGCGTTTCGCCCAGGCGTCGCGCCACGCCGCGATCGGGCGCACACTGACGGTCATCAGCGCGAATGTCGCCAGACCGGTGATCCACGCGGCGGGGTTATCGCCGATGTTCGGGACGGCGACCGAAAGCGCGATGCCGATGTAGAAGATGTAAACCCAATGGACGACAAGAAAGACAAGGCTTTCCTGCCCCCAATATTCGATGGCGCGCCCGGCTTTCGACTCGCCGCGATAGAAGGTCTCGCCGATCGTAAGGAGCAGCGGTAAAAGACCGGCGGCCATGACGAGGTAGCGCGCGTTCGCCTTCAAAAGGAACACCGCGGGCGTCGTGCCACGAAGCGGCGGCAGCAGGTGCGCGAACGCGAACAACAGCGCGCCGGCGATCATCCACCGCCGGCGCCCGCTCGCCGCGCGGCTCGTGCGATCGACAATGACGCCGTAGATGAAAAAGCCCGTCCACGGAATCGGCCCGAAGAACGCGATGAAATAGCGGATCGGCCGTACGCGCTCCATCGTGGCGTCGGTGATGGGCCCGGGGCCGACGATCGCCAGCGCCGCGAAAAATACGAACAGCACGTAGAGCGTCATCAGCCACGTCGGCGCGCGCATCCGCAAAAAGATGTACGTGACGAGCGTGCCGATCGCGATGGCCTGGATGATGTCGATGAAAAGCGACGTGCCGACGCACAGGTTGTACGTCCAGCCGAGCGCGAATAACGCCACGGAGCTTTTCAGGTAGAAGCGCGTCGCGTTCAGGTTCGGGTGCCTTGCCGCGCTCGCGAGAAAATTCTGGACGTTGATGCCGGAGGCGAACATGAAAAGCGCGGAGAAAAGCTCGCCGTAGTGGTTGTACAAAAGGCGCAGCGGATCGACCGTCACGTCCTCGCCATACACGTTCGCGCGCAACGGGTGGCCGATCGTCATCACGATAAGCGCCAGCCCGCGCAAAAAATCGAGCTCGCGCCGCCGCGAGAC
The nucleotide sequence above comes from bacterium. Encoded proteins:
- a CDS encoding glycosyltransferase, with amino-acid sequence MRICVGIPAYNAAPTVARVVEAVLGQTRAADEIIVIDDASTDGTGAEAAAAGARVLTHSRNLGLAAARNTIWRATEADVVVYFDADAVPYEDCIASLLRPFRKKRVGAVGGRGLEAAIVNSVQRWRARTTPQDHGTHAIDGAWMVMGLCCAFRRDALEKVGGFDASFERAGEDVDISIRLAQAGFTLVYEPKAQVDHVPGGGLYAVTRQAFRHSYFASYALGKNRKSAKPYLTETVRHLSRSAAGDLAEGRLGDTMIGLVNLAARAAGCVMGRAVAQTAIHRGRPAPPAAVAGVDGDGAASAS
- the recJ gene encoding single-stranded-DNA-specific exonuclease RecJ, coding for MPRRRWIELPRNDDSARRLAKALDLTPLAATVLAQRGFADAAAAATPRPASGTTRPRPVGVAGLARAVELILDALDKRDPICVYGDYDVDGTTATALLLDVFEALGHPAFYALPERDDHGYGFHASIVEAVVTRGAKLIITVDTGITGHEACETARRLGARVIVTDHHELPETMPCADAIVNPHQAGCAFAGHALAGVGIAFFLAGALRAELARRGVIARDDLDLRDTLDLVALGTVADLAPITGVNRILVTAGLARLDQRKRPGVAALAEVAGLSGKRMTCGHIGFALGPRLNAAGRLASAAAAVDLLRTRDGAEAARLSEALDRDNNRRRQIEQSILDRARRVVEDVVAPRGMFTLVVPGDGWHHGVVGIVASRIVDEFHRPAIVIGFDGDQGRGSGRSIGGFDLFAAVNACGGHLEKFGGHAQAVGLTIQRENLEPFMAAFETHARSHLRADDLLPSLQINAVCPVDEADERTARQIDRMAPFGIGNPTPVLATRGARVVHKEILKGQHLKLRLATAGSGAVTAMGWRMADRYGDVAERVDIAFTLGINEFNGRRDVQFTIRDF
- the secF gene encoding protein translocase subunit SecF, whose translation is MEFIKPGTNIDFLKFSRPAAIFSGVLIVVSFAVFFLKGFNYGIDFAGGVELRAQFPEGVTAGEVRDTVTGAGIGGADVVSFMIEGRNVFAIKAKGQAPQAGDGEEALPDTVHRIVEALNARFGSVEIVSTDMVGARVGADLRRKALSAVTFSMLGILAYLAWRFNVRYSPGAVIAIAHDVIIVAGAFALTGREISLTVVAALLTIAGYSVNDTIVVFDRIREGHTTYRGMELSALVNRCLNDTLSRTILTSLTVLLVVAAMYALGSEIIRDFSFALLLGVFVGTYSTLFIATPTYVALEAYSRRRRQATRKR
- the secD gene encoding protein translocase subunit SecD, whose protein sequence is MRKNLTPRTVLVLGVLGLCVVFLLPNIFGKETIQFGPARLDSINLGLDLKGGMHVVLAVQTEKAITDEVGNDAKRLDEALAEKNAKPASVEVVDGLRLRLTFATDAMREQAKAYLNEYWSRYEIDDQGSALVLAMDPREIDYLKQNALLQAQETITNRIDEFAVKEPQIYTQGSDQIVVRLPGIVDPERAKSLIGKTAVLEFKILAEPGHRANTREELEQRFGSLLNQGYEIYASSEKERNLGGYYLLKKVPDASGKDLVDARRSVDNLQRPAVSFQFGSGGAKQFAELTGANIGKPLVILLDDKVVSAPNVQSRIFAHGQITGDFTNDEARDLAIVLRAGSLPVPVEIEEERTVGPTLGEDSIKKGFLSFIVGGAAVVIFMIIYYRRAGAIAVGALVANVLMIMGGLALFGATLTLPGIAGIILTIGMAVDANVIVNERIREELRAGKTPRSAVESGYDKALSAVLDSNITTALAGIFLYQFGTGPIRGFAVTLMIGLAATVFTAVICTRLVYDHIFQRRRTMKTLSI
- the yajC gene encoding preprotein translocase subunit YajC; the protein is MMFFFATNAYAQGAGGSPGEAAFNIVPIVLIVLVFYFFILRPQSKRAKEHKTFLEALKRGDKVVTASGIIGSVVAVDDTRGVVTLEIAKDTQVKFVKSQVSSYHKADEAAKS
- the tgt gene encoding tRNA guanosine(34) transglycosylase Tgt, with product MTSRFRFEVRATDGDARAGAMHTAHGVVETPVFMPVGTQGTVKALGPDDLAATGTEILLGNTFHLYLRPGHDLIRTLGGLHKFMGWPRAILTDSGGFQVFSLAKLRKIDEDGVTFQSPVDGSRHRFTPESAIGIQEALGADIAMAFDECPPYPAPRADVERATALTARWAARCLAAKTREDQALFGIVQGGMHEDLRAKSVEEIVALGFDGYALGGLSVGEDKETMLRIMAHAVPLLPADRPRYVMGIGTPNDLLDAIRLGVDMFDCVMPTRNARNGQAFTSDGKVIIRNAIHRDADIPLDAECACYTCRTFSRAYLRHLFLADEILVHRLLTIHNVAYYIALVKGARAAIYEGRFADYYARRFMPETSASDISEEP
- a CDS encoding alpha/beta hydrolase, whose translation is MAIEGLKEKDFTAYDGTRIRYQDVGEGPVIVLANGLGGSFVVWEYLVRHLMKTHRVLCWDYRGLFKSGRPDLSRCTIPDHADDLARLMDIESVDEATLVGWSMGSQVVLEHALRRPERTTAIVLLCGAAGRPFDTALHTHYAGYVLPPLFHLMKAAHRPYELIVRQLAHFPQAVDIIGATGLFWQGGGELIREMLVEYVNMEMDTYAQIMIELGRHDARPFLREITMPACVIAATRDFFTPVAVAEDASKMLPDCRLHVLEGGTHYAPLEMPGEINRYIEAFIQEMVVPRRRGTMRVVSGDADNAPAPKPKAPRKPRKPRGSANA
- a CDS encoding DUF1624 domain-containing protein → MMPVNAPGAAPVSRRRELDFLRGLALIVMTIGHPLRANVYGEDVTVDPLRLLYNHYGELFSALFMFASGINVQNFLASAARHPNLNATRFYLKSSVALFALGWTYNLCVGTSLFIDIIQAIAIGTLVTYIFLRMRAPTWLMTLYVLFVFFAALAIVGPGPITDATMERVRPIRYFIAFFGPIPWTGFFIYGVIVDRTSRAASGRRRWMIAGALLFAFAHLLPPLRGTTPAVFLLKANARYLVMAAGLLPLLLTIGETFYRGESKAGRAIEYWGQESLVFLVVHWVYIFYIGIALSVAVPNIGDNPAAWITGLATFALMTVSVRPIAAWRDAWAKRAGFLKWALAAFVFAMWGWSTMMARLGKLAFQAGQLITQIDLTLSATPTYLTFFAKQNFAFLAALTFCFIYPSLRARFRRTSTRRP